Proteins encoded within one genomic window of Jiangella mangrovi:
- a CDS encoding TIGR03086 family metal-binding protein, with protein sequence MTGPPAPGDALELLERSLAYTTVSLGLVRPALLARPTPCAGWDLRALLRHMDDSLLALIEATGTGRVRLGLGSEAAGGASDPVRTLRERACLLLGRVAAATGPDVVAVGDRQLAARAVAVTGALEIAVHGWDVARACGADRPLPPSFALRLLEVSALLVDDADRPVRFAPPVLVPDGDGPGPRLLAFLGRDPVAA encoded by the coding sequence ATGACCGGGCCGCCGGCGCCGGGCGACGCCCTCGAGCTGCTGGAACGGTCCCTCGCCTACACGACGGTCAGCCTCGGGCTGGTCCGGCCGGCGCTGCTGGCGCGGCCCACCCCGTGCGCCGGCTGGGACCTGCGCGCGCTGCTGCGGCACATGGACGACTCCCTGCTCGCGCTCATCGAGGCGACGGGCACCGGCCGGGTGCGACTCGGGCTTGGGTCCGAGGCTGCCGGAGGGGCGTCCGACCCGGTACGGACGCTGCGGGAACGGGCGTGTCTGCTGCTCGGCCGGGTCGCCGCGGCCACCGGGCCGGACGTCGTCGCCGTCGGGGACCGGCAGCTCGCCGCACGGGCCGTCGCCGTCACCGGGGCGCTGGAGATCGCCGTCCACGGCTGGGACGTCGCCCGGGCCTGCGGCGCCGACCGGCCGCTGCCGCCGTCGTTCGCGCTGCGCCTGCTCGAGGTCTCGGCCCTGCTCGTCGACGATGCCGACCGGCCGGTCCGGTTCGCGCCACCCGTCCTCGTGCCCGACGGCGACGGCCCCGGCCCGCGGCTGCTCGCCTTCCTGGGCCGCGACCCCGTGGCGGCCTAG
- a CDS encoding isoprenyl transferase gives MGLPDLVYRIYEKRIQRHLDRGRLPQHVAVLMDGNRRWARALSAPTSSGHQAGAEKAREFLGWCDELDVRVVTLWMLSTDNLERPEDELVPLLGIIENLIEDIAASGRWRVYPMGALDLLPPRTATVIKEAADRTREIDGMHVNVAVGYGGRREIADAVRALLHEHAARGASVEEVAEVVTVEGIAEHLYTKGQPDPDLVIRASGEQRLSGFMLWQSANSEFYFCEALWPDFRRVDFLRALRSYSERERRYGR, from the coding sequence ATGGGTCTGCCCGACCTGGTCTACCGCATCTACGAGAAGCGCATCCAGCGGCACCTCGACCGCGGTCGGCTGCCGCAGCACGTCGCCGTCCTCATGGACGGCAACCGCCGCTGGGCGCGGGCCCTGAGCGCGCCGACCTCCAGCGGCCACCAGGCCGGTGCCGAGAAGGCGCGCGAGTTCCTCGGCTGGTGCGACGAGCTCGACGTCCGCGTCGTGACGCTCTGGATGCTCTCGACCGACAACCTCGAGCGCCCCGAGGACGAGCTGGTGCCGCTGCTCGGCATCATCGAGAACCTCATCGAGGACATCGCGGCCAGCGGGCGCTGGCGGGTCTACCCCATGGGGGCGCTCGACCTGCTGCCGCCGCGCACCGCCACCGTCATCAAAGAGGCCGCCGACCGCACCCGCGAGATCGACGGCATGCACGTCAACGTCGCGGTCGGCTACGGCGGCCGGCGCGAGATCGCCGACGCGGTCCGGGCCCTGCTGCACGAGCACGCCGCGCGCGGGGCTTCGGTCGAGGAGGTGGCCGAGGTGGTCACCGTCGAGGGCATCGCCGAGCACCTCTACACCAAGGGGCAGCCCGACCCCGACCTCGTCATCCGCGCCAGCGGCGAGCAGCGGCTCTCCGGCTTCATGCTCTGGCAGAGCGCGAACTCGGAGTTCTACTTCTGCGAGGCGCTCTGGCCCGACTTCCGCCGGGTCGACTTCCTCCGCGCGCTGCGCTCCTACAGCGAGCGCGAGCGCCGCTACGGCCGCTAG
- a CDS encoding MFS transporter, translated as MTAATDRRWLALTVVAAAFFMGVLDSTSVFTALPSIADDLDFSAAGIQWVVTAYGVTVGGLMLFGGRLADLLGRRRVFMAAVTTFAAASLLCGLAWSAEVLVAARTLQGVGAAVLTPAGLSLLMTVFPEGTDRHRALGVWGGLGGVGATAGLLLGGVLTDGPGWSWIFFVNVPVCVLVLVLSPALLPESRDRDVPRRFDLAGAVTVTAALALFVYTMFDAAESGRPTARTAVLLAAAVALGALFVRIEARATAPLVPLRIFRSRTLVGGNLVVLVAGVAVDGMLVLVTIYAQQVLGFTALQFGLAVAVMTVASVGSVALSQHLVTKAGFGPVALGGTIALGVALLLLSGVSAGGTFAGDLLAGLLLFGVGMGGAFVASQIAALADVAPEESGLASGLEETSFTIGSTLGVAMLTAVAVARADDLTAGGTDPLEALTAGAQTGFLVAAGITALGALAAITLLWRRRTPEATTTAPQRTPSAA; from the coding sequence ATGACGGCGGCGACGGATCGGCGCTGGCTCGCGCTGACCGTCGTCGCGGCCGCGTTCTTCATGGGCGTTCTCGACTCCACCAGCGTGTTCACGGCGCTGCCGTCGATCGCCGACGACCTGGACTTCTCGGCGGCGGGCATCCAGTGGGTGGTGACGGCGTACGGCGTCACCGTCGGCGGGCTGATGCTGTTCGGCGGACGCCTGGCCGACCTGCTGGGCCGCCGCCGCGTCTTCATGGCCGCGGTCACGACGTTCGCGGCGGCGTCACTGCTGTGTGGGCTGGCGTGGTCGGCCGAGGTGCTGGTCGCCGCGCGGACGCTGCAGGGCGTCGGCGCCGCGGTGCTGACGCCGGCCGGGCTGTCGTTGCTGATGACGGTGTTCCCGGAGGGCACGGACCGGCACCGGGCGCTGGGCGTCTGGGGCGGGCTCGGCGGTGTCGGCGCGACGGCGGGCCTGCTGCTCGGCGGCGTGCTGACCGACGGACCGGGCTGGTCGTGGATCTTCTTCGTCAACGTCCCGGTCTGCGTGCTCGTCCTGGTGCTGAGCCCCGCGCTGCTGCCGGAGAGCCGCGACCGCGACGTGCCGCGGCGCTTCGACCTGGCCGGCGCGGTGACGGTGACGGCGGCGCTCGCGTTGTTCGTCTACACGATGTTCGACGCCGCGGAGTCCGGCCGCCCGACGGCGCGGACGGCGGTCCTGCTGGCCGCCGCGGTGGCGCTGGGCGCGCTGTTCGTGCGGATCGAGGCGCGCGCGACCGCGCCGCTCGTGCCGCTGCGGATCTTCCGGTCGCGGACGCTGGTCGGCGGCAATCTGGTCGTGCTGGTGGCCGGGGTCGCGGTCGACGGCATGCTCGTGCTGGTCACCATCTACGCCCAGCAGGTGCTCGGCTTCACCGCGCTGCAGTTCGGGCTGGCGGTCGCGGTCATGACGGTCGCGTCGGTCGGCAGCGTCGCGCTCAGCCAGCACCTGGTGACGAAGGCCGGGTTCGGTCCGGTCGCGCTCGGCGGCACGATCGCCCTCGGGGTCGCGTTGCTGCTGCTCAGCGGGGTCTCGGCCGGCGGGACGTTCGCCGGCGACCTGCTGGCCGGGCTGCTCCTCTTCGGCGTGGGCATGGGCGGCGCGTTCGTCGCCTCGCAGATCGCGGCGCTGGCCGACGTCGCGCCGGAGGAGTCCGGGCTGGCGTCCGGGCTGGAGGAGACGTCGTTCACCATCGGCTCGACGCTGGGTGTGGCGATGCTGACCGCTGTCGCCGTCGCCCGGGCCGACGACCTCACCGCCGGCGGCACCGACCCGCTGGAGGCCCTGACGGCGGGCGCGCAGACCGGGTTCCTGGTCGCCGCAGGGATCACCGCGCTCGGCGCGCTGGCGGCCATCACCCTGCTGTGGCGGCGGCGAACCCCGGAGGCGACCACGACGGCGCCTCAGCGGACGCCGTCGGCGGCGTAG
- a CDS encoding TOTE conflict system archaeo-eukaryotic primase domain-containing protein: MDAHSSSRAKVEFYATLFGARRDVYAVRWENARTGQAGWMPAVEGGWRKGRPASDIRYLSLTPEVLTAHLTGDVHIGLYPMLPGDQTCWLTADFDGQAAMLDALAYLKAARAVGAPAALEVSRSGIGAHVWVFFTDAVPAVTARQLGTALVREAIAIRGRMDLRCYDRLFPSQDVLPGQGPGNLIAAPLHGKSRRLGTTVFLDLATLEPFEDQWDYLSTLERLTPKQVAKLSSALREPTVGARVDRAQPARSTKTQPRPAPIVHLTLAGAVRIPGSELSPSLYATLKHAASTYNPEFYDRQRRRQSTWNVPRIITSYDETLDDDLVIPRGLRDTATKLIEEVGSKIDVDDQRVTGDAVQLSPSIDLKPQQQEAVGALVPHELGLLVAPPGSGKTVMACAVIAQRAVSTLVLVDRKTLADQWRRQIQNLLGFKPGQLGGGRSKLTGIVDIATLQTLARRTDLAEKLSTYGQVIVDECHHVPAAAFETAVRAIPARYWVGLTATPYRRDGLDDLIGFQLGPVRHTFTHTDPDTLEGAGADRPRPVLVVHPTSFRLDDPIDLSVPGAIAGVHRALAEDDARNEQILTDVVDALDRGRHCLVLAQRTGHVDHLAITLTERGLDPVILKGGMGAKQRAAANQRLGPADDGPPLLVVATGHFVGEGFDCPALDTLFLAGPVSFKGRLVQYAGRVLRAHPGKQTAEVHDYHDTQVPVLAAALTKRAPGYVSLGFPDPRKST; encoded by the coding sequence GTGGACGCGCATTCCTCGTCACGAGCCAAGGTCGAGTTCTACGCAACCCTGTTCGGCGCACGACGCGACGTTTATGCCGTCCGCTGGGAGAACGCCCGCACCGGCCAGGCGGGGTGGATGCCCGCCGTCGAGGGTGGCTGGCGCAAGGGCCGACCAGCCTCCGACATACGCTACCTGTCGCTGACGCCCGAGGTGCTCACCGCGCATCTGACCGGCGACGTCCACATCGGCCTCTACCCGATGCTCCCCGGCGACCAGACCTGCTGGCTCACCGCAGACTTCGACGGACAGGCCGCCATGCTCGACGCGCTCGCCTACCTGAAGGCAGCACGCGCCGTGGGTGCACCCGCCGCCCTGGAGGTGTCCCGCTCCGGGATCGGAGCGCACGTGTGGGTCTTCTTCACGGATGCCGTTCCGGCAGTCACAGCACGCCAGCTCGGAACAGCCCTCGTCCGCGAAGCGATCGCGATTCGTGGCCGCATGGACCTGCGCTGCTACGACCGGCTGTTCCCGTCCCAGGACGTACTGCCCGGGCAAGGCCCTGGCAACTTGATCGCGGCCCCGCTGCACGGCAAGTCACGCAGGCTCGGAACCACGGTGTTCCTCGACCTGGCTACACTTGAGCCTTTCGAGGACCAGTGGGATTACCTCTCCACCTTGGAGCGCCTCACCCCGAAGCAAGTCGCCAAACTCTCCTCCGCGCTTCGGGAACCGACCGTCGGGGCGCGGGTCGACCGCGCGCAGCCCGCCCGGTCGACCAAGACCCAACCCAGACCGGCTCCGATCGTGCATCTGACCCTTGCCGGCGCAGTGAGGATTCCCGGGTCGGAACTGAGCCCCTCGCTCTATGCGACCTTGAAGCACGCAGCGTCCACGTACAACCCCGAGTTCTACGATCGCCAGCGCCGCCGTCAGTCGACCTGGAACGTCCCGCGCATCATCACCTCCTACGACGAGACGCTGGATGACGACCTCGTTATCCCACGCGGACTACGCGACACAGCCACGAAGCTCATCGAGGAAGTCGGCAGCAAGATCGACGTCGACGACCAGCGAGTCACCGGTGACGCAGTGCAACTCTCGCCCTCAATCGACCTCAAGCCGCAGCAGCAGGAAGCTGTGGGGGCGTTGGTCCCGCACGAACTCGGACTATTGGTCGCACCACCCGGCTCCGGCAAGACCGTGATGGCCTGCGCCGTCATCGCCCAGCGAGCCGTCTCCACGCTCGTGCTCGTGGACCGCAAGACGCTCGCCGACCAGTGGCGCCGCCAGATCCAGAACCTGCTCGGATTCAAACCCGGGCAACTCGGCGGCGGCCGTTCCAAGCTCACTGGCATCGTCGACATCGCCACCTTGCAGACCCTTGCACGACGCACCGACCTCGCCGAAAAACTGAGCACCTACGGCCAGGTCATCGTCGACGAGTGCCATCACGTCCCGGCAGCCGCGTTCGAGACCGCCGTCCGCGCAATCCCCGCCCGCTACTGGGTCGGGCTCACCGCCACCCCCTACCGACGCGACGGCCTCGACGACCTGATCGGCTTCCAACTCGGCCCCGTGCGACATACCTTTACTCATACCGATCCCGACACCCTCGAAGGAGCCGGCGCCGACCGGCCACGCCCGGTCCTTGTCGTCCACCCGACGTCGTTCCGGCTGGATGATCCGATCGACCTGTCAGTGCCGGGTGCCATCGCAGGCGTCCATCGCGCACTCGCCGAGGACGACGCACGCAACGAGCAGATCCTCACTGATGTCGTTGATGCCCTGGATCGCGGTCGGCACTGCCTCGTCCTCGCTCAACGCACCGGCCATGTCGACCACCTCGCCATCACACTCACCGAGCGGGGACTGGACCCCGTCATCCTCAAAGGCGGGATGGGCGCCAAGCAACGCGCCGCGGCCAACCAACGACTTGGTCCAGCCGACGACGGGCCGCCCCTCCTGGTCGTCGCAACCGGTCACTTCGTTGGCGAAGGCTTCGACTGTCCCGCGCTCGACACCCTCTTCCTGGCCGGTCCGGTCTCGTTCAAGGGACGACTCGTCCAGTACGCGGGGCGCGTGCTCCGCGCCCATCCCGGCAAGCAGACCGCCGAGGTCCACGACTACCACGACACCCAGGTGCCTGTCCTCGCCGCAGCGCTAACCAAGAGAGCCCCCGGCTACGTCAGCCTCGGATTCCCCGACCCTCGCAAGTCCACGTGA
- a CDS encoding thioredoxin domain-containing protein, which yields MANRLRDARSPYLLQHADNPVDWWEWGDEAFAEARRREVPVLLSVGYAACHWCHVMAHESFEDAEVAAYLNAHFVAVKVDREERPDVDAVYMESVQALTGQGGWPMTAFLTPAGKPFYAGTYFPPRPRHGLPSFRQLLEAVDDAWTQRRDDVTESAERIGAALGGVAQVAAGDGPPAAERLDAAAARLAAEYDPAAGGFGGAPKFPPSMVLEFLLRHHARTGDPRALAMAGTTCEQMARGGLYDQLGGGFARYSVDAGWVVPHFEKMLYDNALLLRVYTHLWRTTASAVAARVVRETAGFLLRELRTAEGGFASSLDADSPPVAGATPVEGAFYVWTPDQLREVLGDDDGDWAAALLAVTPSGSFEHGASTLRLPRDPDDAERWERVRGQLFDARLPRPAPGRDDKVVAAWNGLTIAALAEAGALFDEPGWVSAAVDCADLLVRLHLDERGRLVRVSRDGVAGTHAGVLEDYADVAEGFLALVAVTGDPVWLSFAEQLLDVVLTQFRDPAGGFFDTGSETTDARLAELRRPQDPTDNATPSGWSAAAGALLSFAAYTGSARHRDAADDALRIHDALAERAPRFAGWGLAVAEARLAGPVEVAVVGPADDARTAALHAVALRATSPGAVVVAGDPDDPAAASVPLLLDRGLVAGAPAAYVCRNFVCELPTADPAALVRQLGG from the coding sequence ATGGCCAACCGCCTCCGCGACGCTCGTAGCCCCTACCTCCTGCAACACGCGGACAATCCCGTGGACTGGTGGGAGTGGGGCGACGAGGCGTTCGCGGAGGCGCGCCGACGCGAGGTCCCGGTCCTGCTCAGCGTTGGGTACGCCGCCTGCCACTGGTGTCACGTCATGGCGCACGAGTCCTTCGAGGACGCCGAGGTGGCGGCGTACCTCAACGCGCACTTCGTCGCCGTCAAGGTCGACCGCGAGGAGCGGCCCGACGTCGACGCCGTGTACATGGAGTCGGTGCAGGCGCTCACCGGGCAGGGCGGCTGGCCCATGACGGCGTTCCTCACACCCGCCGGCAAGCCGTTCTACGCCGGCACCTACTTCCCGCCGCGGCCGCGGCACGGGCTGCCGTCGTTCCGCCAGCTGCTCGAGGCGGTCGACGACGCGTGGACGCAGCGGCGCGACGACGTGACGGAGTCGGCCGAGCGCATCGGGGCCGCGCTCGGCGGCGTCGCGCAGGTGGCCGCGGGTGACGGCCCGCCCGCGGCGGAACGGCTGGACGCCGCGGCCGCCCGGCTGGCCGCCGAGTACGACCCGGCCGCCGGCGGGTTCGGCGGCGCGCCGAAGTTCCCGCCGTCCATGGTGCTCGAGTTCCTGCTGCGCCACCACGCGCGCACCGGCGATCCCCGCGCCCTCGCCATGGCCGGGACGACCTGCGAGCAGATGGCTCGCGGTGGCCTGTACGACCAGCTCGGCGGCGGGTTCGCGCGCTACAGCGTCGACGCCGGCTGGGTGGTGCCGCACTTCGAGAAGATGCTGTACGACAACGCGCTGCTGCTGCGGGTCTACACCCATCTCTGGCGTACGACGGCGTCAGCTGTGGCCGCGCGGGTGGTGCGCGAGACCGCCGGCTTCCTGCTGCGCGAACTGCGCACGGCCGAGGGCGGCTTCGCCAGCTCGCTCGACGCCGACTCGCCGCCGGTCGCCGGTGCCACGCCGGTCGAGGGCGCGTTCTACGTGTGGACGCCGGACCAGCTGCGCGAGGTGCTCGGCGACGACGACGGCGACTGGGCGGCGGCGCTGCTGGCGGTGACGCCCTCCGGCAGCTTCGAGCACGGCGCGTCGACGCTGCGGCTGCCGCGCGACCCCGACGACGCCGAGCGCTGGGAGCGGGTGCGCGGCCAGCTGTTCGACGCACGGCTGCCGCGGCCGGCGCCGGGCCGCGACGACAAGGTGGTGGCCGCCTGGAACGGCCTCACCATCGCCGCGCTGGCCGAGGCCGGCGCCCTGTTCGACGAGCCCGGCTGGGTGTCGGCCGCCGTCGACTGCGCGGACCTGCTGGTCCGGCTGCACCTCGACGAGCGCGGCCGGCTGGTCCGGGTCTCGCGCGACGGCGTCGCCGGCACCCACGCGGGGGTGCTCGAGGACTACGCCGACGTCGCCGAGGGGTTCCTGGCGCTGGTCGCGGTCACCGGCGACCCTGTCTGGCTGTCCTTCGCCGAGCAACTGCTCGACGTCGTGCTCACCCAGTTCCGCGACCCGGCGGGCGGGTTCTTCGACACCGGTTCCGAGACGACCGACGCACGGCTGGCCGAGCTGCGGCGACCGCAGGATCCCACCGACAACGCGACGCCGTCGGGCTGGTCGGCGGCGGCCGGCGCGCTGCTGTCCTTCGCCGCGTACACCGGGTCCGCGCGCCATCGCGACGCGGCGGACGACGCGCTGCGCATCCACGACGCGCTGGCCGAGCGGGCGCCCCGCTTCGCCGGCTGGGGCCTGGCGGTCGCCGAGGCGAGGCTCGCCGGGCCGGTCGAGGTCGCCGTCGTCGGGCCCGCCGACGACGCCCGCACGGCGGCGCTGCACGCGGTGGCGCTGAGGGCGACGTCACCGGGCGCGGTAGTCGTGGCCGGCGACCCGGACGATCCGGCGGCCGCGTCGGTGCCGCTCCTGCTCGACCGGGGTCTCGTCGCCGGAGCGCCGGCGGCCTACGTGTGCCGCAACTTCGTCTGCGAGCTGCCGACCGCCGACCCCGCGGCGCTGGTCCGCCAGCTGGGCGGCTGA
- a CDS encoding GSU2403 family nucleotidyltransferase fold protein, whose translation MPGANNLIVEARAALLDAVAALEAHKASVILIGAQAIYLRTGSAAFALAEATKDSDLAIDPRKLGEDPRLEEAMTGAGFILNPVSQQPGAWMSPNGIPVDLMVPEHLAGSGSRRGVRIPPHDKRSARRAAGLEAVIIDLSPMTVESLNGDGRSATINVAGSAALLVAKLHKIGERVNTPDRLNDKDAHDIYRLLVATETPDIAATVRELLSDELSQEVTTRALNYLKDLFASPEALGSTMAGRAEEGVGQPDTVSVSVSFLAQDLLSALA comes from the coding sequence ATGCCTGGCGCCAACAACTTGATCGTTGAGGCACGTGCCGCGCTGCTAGACGCAGTGGCAGCTCTCGAAGCCCACAAGGCCTCGGTGATCCTCATCGGCGCCCAAGCGATCTACCTGCGCACCGGCAGTGCCGCCTTCGCTCTGGCCGAAGCAACGAAAGATTCCGACCTGGCCATCGACCCGCGGAAGCTCGGCGAGGATCCTCGTCTCGAAGAAGCAATGACCGGAGCGGGCTTCATCCTCAATCCGGTCAGCCAGCAACCCGGTGCCTGGATGTCGCCCAACGGAATACCCGTCGACCTCATGGTCCCCGAACACCTCGCCGGCTCGGGAAGTCGGCGCGGTGTCCGCATCCCGCCCCATGACAAGCGCTCGGCCCGCCGCGCGGCGGGCCTTGAGGCGGTGATCATCGACCTGTCTCCGATGACCGTCGAGTCCCTCAATGGAGACGGCCGGAGTGCCACTATCAATGTCGCCGGATCGGCCGCGCTCCTGGTCGCGAAGCTGCACAAGATCGGTGAGCGTGTCAACACTCCCGACCGCCTCAACGACAAGGACGCCCACGACATCTACCGACTGCTGGTCGCGACCGAGACGCCCGACATCGCCGCGACCGTTCGCGAACTCCTCTCCGACGAGTTGTCCCAGGAGGTCACGACACGAGCGCTCAACTACCTGAAGGACCTATTCGCAAGCCCGGAGGCTCTCGGTTCGACGATGGCCGGACGCGCCGAGGAGGGAGTCGGCCAGCCAGACACTGTTTCGGTCTCAGTCAGCTTCCTGGCGCAGGACCTGCTGTCAGCATTGGCGTGA
- a CDS encoding sigma-70 family RNA polymerase sigma factor: MQTTTTDESHGDFQQLAQPYRRELLAHCYRMLGSVHDAEDLVQETYLRAWRAYDRFEDRSSLRTWLYRIATNACLSALEGRNRRPLPTGLGGPSTEPAGDLLERSEVPWLEPLPDPATVVTSRETVRLALVAALQHLPPRQRAVLVLRDVLRWKAAEVADLLETSPAAVNSMLQRAHAQLDKVAPSEDDVVEPLTPELQELLDRYATAFENYDVDAIVRQLTEDAVWEMPPFAAWFVGPADIGELILVQCPMKAPGDLRIVPTSANGQPALAQYLRGDDGVHRPFAIQVVTVGAAGITHVAQFFDTSLFPLFGLPDVLT, from the coding sequence GTGCAGACCACCACCACGGACGAGTCGCACGGCGACTTCCAGCAGCTCGCCCAGCCCTACCGGCGCGAGCTGCTCGCGCACTGCTATCGCATGCTCGGCTCGGTCCACGACGCCGAGGACCTCGTGCAGGAGACCTACCTGCGGGCGTGGCGCGCCTACGACCGGTTCGAGGACCGGTCGTCGCTGCGCACCTGGCTCTACCGCATCGCGACGAACGCCTGCCTGTCGGCGCTCGAGGGCCGCAACCGACGGCCGCTGCCGACCGGCCTCGGCGGGCCCAGCACCGAACCGGCCGGCGACCTGCTGGAACGGTCCGAGGTGCCATGGCTGGAGCCGTTACCCGACCCCGCCACCGTCGTCACGTCGCGCGAGACCGTGCGTCTGGCGCTCGTCGCGGCGCTGCAGCACCTGCCGCCGCGGCAGCGGGCCGTGCTCGTGCTGCGCGACGTGCTGAGGTGGAAGGCCGCCGAGGTGGCCGACCTGCTCGAGACGTCGCCGGCGGCGGTCAACAGCATGCTGCAGCGGGCGCACGCCCAGCTCGACAAGGTCGCGCCTTCCGAGGACGACGTCGTCGAGCCGCTGACGCCGGAGCTTCAAGAACTGCTCGACCGCTACGCCACGGCGTTCGAGAACTACGACGTCGACGCCATCGTGCGCCAGCTCACCGAAGACGCCGTCTGGGAGATGCCGCCGTTCGCCGCCTGGTTCGTCGGGCCGGCCGACATTGGCGAGCTGATCCTCGTCCAGTGCCCCATGAAAGCCCCCGGCGACCTCCGCATCGTGCCCACCTCCGCCAACGGCCAGCCGGCACTCGCCCAGTACCTGCGCGGCGACGACGGCGTCCACCGTCCGTTCGCGATCCAGGTCGTCACCGTCGGCGCGGCCGGCATCACGCACGTGGCGCAGTTCTTCGACACGAGCCTGTTCCCGCTGTTCGGACTGCCGGACGTCCTGACATGA
- the trhA gene encoding PAQR family membrane homeostasis protein TrhA, protein MTFDDQVREVVAAVKPRLRGWLHAGTFPVAVLAGIVLIVLAPTTQVRVSAAIYTVTAALLFGISAVYHRGHWSPRAHAVLRRFDHANIFLIIAGTYTPFTLLVLPENDATVLLWLVWAGALLGVLFRVFWTGAPRWLYVPIYVALGWAAVFWLPEFASHGGAAVATLIIVGGLMYTLGAIAYAMKRPNPSPRWFGFHEVFHAFTLAGFASHHVGIWLAAFGVGAVAAT, encoded by the coding sequence ATGACGTTCGACGATCAGGTGCGCGAGGTCGTGGCCGCGGTCAAGCCGCGCCTGCGGGGCTGGCTGCACGCCGGGACGTTCCCGGTGGCCGTGCTCGCGGGCATCGTGCTGATCGTCCTGGCGCCGACCACGCAGGTGCGGGTCAGCGCCGCCATCTACACAGTCACGGCCGCCCTGCTGTTCGGCATCAGCGCCGTGTACCACCGCGGCCACTGGTCGCCGCGGGCGCACGCCGTGCTGCGGCGCTTCGACCACGCCAACATCTTCCTGATCATCGCCGGCACGTACACGCCGTTCACCCTGCTCGTGCTGCCCGAGAACGACGCGACGGTGCTGCTCTGGCTGGTGTGGGCGGGTGCGTTGCTGGGGGTGCTGTTCCGGGTGTTCTGGACCGGCGCGCCCCGCTGGCTCTACGTGCCCATCTACGTCGCGCTGGGCTGGGCGGCGGTGTTCTGGCTGCCCGAGTTCGCCAGCCACGGCGGCGCGGCGGTGGCCACGCTGATCATCGTCGGCGGGCTCATGTACACCCTCGGCGCCATCGCCTACGCCATGAAGCGGCCCAACCCGTCGCCACGCTGGTTCGGGTTCCACGAGGTCTTCCACGCCTTCACGCTGGCCGGGTTCGCCAGCCACCACGTCGGCATCTGGCTGGCCGCCTTCGGCGTCGGCGCGGTCGCCGCTACCTGA
- a CDS encoding IS3 family transposase (programmed frameshift) produces the protein MARPSKYPRELRERAVRMVGEAVERGDYPSEFEAIRTIAGKLGIGSAETLRQWVRRTEIDGGARPGRTTQELAEIRELKREVAELRRANEILKSASGFLRGGARPPTPVIIDYISEHKDRFGVEPICRVLSEHGVQIAPSTYYDNLRRGPSKRALRDTQIVELIAAAREQRFIARFGARKMWLHLRRAGHDVARCTIERLMTANGWHGALRGSRVRTTIGDPRDARAADLVDRDFTATCPNQLWVADFTYVATWTGTVYVAFVFDVFSRMIVGWRAATSMSTQLVLDTLEHAIWSRRQAGITDLTGLVHHTDAGSQYTSFAFTTRLLQAGVDASVGSVGDAYDNALAESQIGAYKTELIRPDGPWRDLEHVEIETLNWVHWFNHERTHESIDDLTPAEVEAAHYAARNRLTPTG, from the exons ATGGCACGTCCCTCGAAGTACCCGCGGGAGTTGCGTGAGCGGGCGGTCCGGATGGTTGGCGAGGCTGTGGAGCGGGGTGACTACCCGAGTGAGTTCGAAGCGATCCGCACCATCGCGGGCAAGCTCGGGATCGGCTCGGCGGAGACGCTGCGTCAGTGGGTGCGCCGGACCGAGATCGACGGCGGTGCTAGGCCGGGCAGGACCACGCAGGAGCTGGCGGAGATCCGGGAGCTCAAGCGCGAGGTGGCCGAGCTGCGCCGGGCGAACGAGATCCTCAAGAGCGCGTCGG GCTTTCTTCGCGGCGGAGCTCGACCGCCCACACCGGTGATCATCGACTACATCAGCGAGCACAAGGACCGGTTCGGGGTCGAGCCGATCTGCCGCGTGCTGTCCGAGCACGGCGTCCAGATCGCCCCGTCCACCTACTACGACAACCTGCGCCGGGGGCCGTCGAAGCGGGCGCTGCGCGACACGCAGATCGTCGAACTGATCGCCGCGGCGCGTGAGCAGCGGTTCATCGCCCGCTTCGGTGCGCGCAAGATGTGGCTGCACCTGCGCCGGGCCGGTCACGACGTGGCCCGGTGCACGATCGAGCGGCTGATGACAGCAAACGGCTGGCACGGGGCCCTGCGCGGCAGCCGTGTGCGCACCACGATCGGCGACCCGCGCGACGCGCGGGCGGCTGATCTGGTCGATCGGGACTTCACCGCGACCTGCCCGAACCAGCTGTGGGTGGCCGACTTCACCTACGTGGCGACCTGGACCGGCACCGTCTACGTGGCGTTCGTCTTCGACGTGTTCTCCCGGATGATCGTCGGCTGGCGCGCCGCCACCAGCATGAGCACACAACTCGTGCTCGACACCCTCGAGCACGCCATCTGGTCACGCCGCCAAGCCGGCATCACCGACCTGACCGGGCTGGTCCACCACACCGACGCCGGCTCCCAGTACACCTCGTTCGCGTTCACCACCCGGCTGCTCCAAGCCGGCGTCGACGCATCGGTGGGTTCGGTCGGTGACGCCTACGACAACGCCCTGGCCGAGTCCCAGATCGGTGCCTACAAGACCGAACTGATCCGCCCCGACGGGCCCTGGCGCGACCTCGAACACGTCGAGATCGAAACCCTGAACTGGGTTCACTGGTTCAACCACGAACGGACCCACGAGTCCATCGACGACCTCACACCAGCCGAGGTCGAAGCCGCCCACTACGCTGCACGAAACCGTCTCACCCCAACCGGGTAG